A stretch of DNA from Malus sylvestris chromosome 9, drMalSylv7.2, whole genome shotgun sequence:
gaaaataaacaaatacgGTTCTACAAAGAAAATTCTTAATCCAATGGCTATATGGTTTCAAATTTGGGTAATTTTTAAAGACATGATATTTGAGATAATACCTAAAAGATAGATGTTCAGATGGTTAAAAGACGATATGAGCTCCACAAAAACATGTGTCAAAAGTTGTTTAAAAAAACTGGTGTCACGAATTCATCCCCAAAGAAACTAAATCGCTTACGATCACCTAAAAAAATGGAAtatctttaattaaaaatttagggGAAGTGATATGTGTTTGAATATAGTGCAAAAGGTCGATTTTAGATTCAGTTGTTACAAAAggcaaataaaaagaaaagatgaagaCATTTTCTTAGATGAATATTATTAGttattcttgttttattttaagagaataaaattttaaagtaaattgtagcaatggttcctcaactttaacttaattagagtaatggtccttcaactaaaaatccattagcATTTATCCTTCAACTCATAAAAACGTGCAGTTatagtctctcaactaaaaattcattaccaatgATCTCTCAATTTTAATCAAACTGGAGAAATTGACCctcaattttaacccaattggagaaatggtttctcaactttaatcaaattgtagcaatggtccttctaacataactcgttttaacaaatttttaaggatgttgatgaaaatgaccatagctacacgttttgatgagttgaatgaccaatggtaatggatttttagttgaggcactattgctccaatttgaataaaattgaaggaccattgctatgATTTACTCAAAATTTTAAGATAAAGGCTCATCCATAACTAGAAACTGGAAAAGGACGGTGGATAAGCTTATTTGTTCTCTTCTTCCCAGCTTTTTCCTCGAGCATTCAACTTTGCTTGAAAAATGAAACTATTTGCTATAAGCGAAGTGAAGTGATTTGTTCTATTAAAATTAATAGGTGCTAATGGATTTCACAGGTAAATTCAAAATGACACGTTATTTAATAgattcacccgttaacaatccGATTTGTAAAACATTCACCTAAAATCAAATGCTTTGGAATAATGAATTGAGTTTAAAATGCCATGTTTAGTGGGTGGAAAGGCTCCCTACTATCTTATGGTGATTCAAGTTTACCTAGTtccaataataaaaaatcagaacatcaacaaaaaataaaaagtcaaattttgaaaacttcaaaatttaattttatcgttttttatttttagttttccttGAACTGAAAACTCAAAAAATAGTTACCAAacatgatttttgttttgttttttataaaataaaaatgtaaaaacaaaatcGAAAACGAAATAGTTATTAAACAACCTTAGAAAAACATGATGAAAACTTTGAATGTCAATCAAGCATttttggttttgtgttttttaccACATTCAACTAAAAGCAAAAATTAGACAATTGGGTAAACAAGAAAATTAAGATTTAAGAACACAAATGTTCCCGCGCTCCAACTGCGAGGACATCATCTTCTTCAGTAAACGTTCGACCTGTGCACTTTATTGCTCTAGTTCTTAAGACATCCAAACTTCTAATTGACCTCGATCGATTCTTATTAATTATGAAAACAACCAATGTACTTCTGTGTATCTTCGGGAGCCACCAATGGCAGTTCAAAAACGTCATCACTTACTCTAGCAAGTGCAACTTCTCCCTGAATGTGTACGACTTTTcttaaatgtcaataacaactCCCGTTATCTAATCATGTGGTTTATCTGCTCGCAACAGGTTCTCGTTATTCCATCTTCCAGCTCCACCCAGGTTCGGTCCTCCTAGGGATCCTTCTCTCCATTCTCGTTGACCCGAAGTCTGCAATATGGGCACGTCGGGTTATTGCTCCACCAGGTCCTAAAACATTTAGCATGGAAGCGGTGGGAGCAATCCAGTGAAATGTACCCAGCATTCAGCCTCCCCAAGCAGATACTGCACTCCCCGTTGTCCTCCTGAAAGTCAAAGATCAACAGAAGATTATGAttaaaataataacaataattttATACTTATTGCAAGGAGGAAATCATGATAATAATctcaaaagttcaaaacttcTCATAGAGAAGACTTTATTTTTCCTGAATTGATAATTTTGAAATCTAGAGTTTTGATTTTGGATTTCACATTTTCACGAGTAATGATTTTTCGCCAGAATGCTTATGTTGTCGGAATCCgaattgaaacaaaaattaTCTTGATCAATGAAAAATTACCAACTGGAATTCGGCCAGGTGATTTAACAAGTCCATGTGTTACGGATTGATATTTGGGACTTTTAGGGTTAGTATCTATAAGTATCCACTCATAACACGGGGACCAACTCATGTAGCTGTTTTTTAGTACCACACAACAGTTACTCATGAGCAACGATCCATATCCACAACTTTGACAACATAAGCATCTTATGTTGCTAGATATTCCGATGGAATACACTTCACATACTTGACAAATAGTAATCATTTTGgcaaaattcaaaaactaaaacagAAGTTTAAATCAACAAttcaaatcaaatatcataccaccaaaaacaatatattcatgTAATATAAACACCAATTAACGATCATATATGTTGTAATGACATTCAACAACTCTATATATTTAACTGTCAATGAACAATCGTACTATGTCATTCAATGTACCACGGAATCCTAACAAATTAAGACACATgctttgatttaaaaaatatatttgtacTCACTCACGTTTGTCAAGTTTATAGAGCCAGCagcttcttcatcttcatcaactGTCTGTTTCAGCGAAGTTGCATCTTCGTCGTCATCCGGGGTTATCTGATAACCCTCCGGTAAGAAGGGATTAAATCCCAAAATTAAATCCTTATGCCCTTTGAATAATTCCTTCACTCGTGCAACCACATCTTCTGTGACAGCCCTGAGTTCAGGAGAACGAGAACAAGAAAATTAATCCAACTGCGGATATAACACCAACAACAACCCATCCATCATaattaacagaaaaaaaaaattagttttaatttgagATTGGAAATTGGAAATCTGAACTTACCTTTTAGCCTTGAAATCTTTCATGATCTCGAGAAATTTCTCATAATTTTCTTCTTTGTCACAAAACGCatccttcacttgtttgagaaacAAAAGAGCATCGGCGGTTGTCAATTTCTGAGAATCACCGCCTCCTCCACCGCTGGGTAATCGGGATCGCCCATTGCTGTGCTCCAAATCCAGAAAGGAACAAAAGAAATTCGTAAATTTGATAATATAATTATCTaagataaaaaatttatataatccaaaaaaaaagttggaagaACGACAGATATACATGACAAAATTCATAAAGCTCTGAAATTCACCTTTCAAAACCATTAGCCATCCGCCAAACAGAAATTTTAAGGACTTTCTCGAGAAAATAAGCAGAATATGTGAACTAGATCTCGGGGAAGAGCGGGAAAGTGGTTAGGGTTTTGATCGCTGACAGTGACAAATGGGGACACTgatgttttagggttttgtgttAAAAACAAATTCTTGGTGGTTTTGTGGATATGACCGCTTGTATTTTCGATTTTTAGgataaatttttaaaccaaacttTCAAACAAAATGACTTagttgttgataattgaattattatttaagtattaATTAACGTGCTTCTTCCTCGGTTATTCTTGTGACCGCAAAAAGCTTCTTCCtcggttatttatttatttatttattttttacaaattttgtcaGCATTCTGAAATAACCATAAATCCATTCCTCACTGAcaactcttttttatttttattggtaCAAGAGACAACATGTATGAAATACTTGCTAAACATTTGATTCCGTAAACTtaactaaacaaaaaaaacatgggtaaattacatagtagtccctcaggtttgaggtttattacaaccacatataacaactttaaaacatttcactttcatacatccagtaccatattatttcaaaataacacatccgttagatttttcatccattagtatgttaaatgatgacgtggctgccacatttgtgctgatgtggctgccacgtggcaattttttgttttttaaacctaagtcttctaaatattaaaattaaaaatcaaaataaaaaactgaaaccttccctcatcctcctctcttctccccgcaacccccaaacccatatcccccatcttcatctttttccctgcaacccagaaagaaaagaaagaagaaaaaaaagcccCCTTCGGTTTGTCTTTCCCCCCCATCTTCCCCcatcttctcccccatcttcatcttcttc
This window harbors:
- the LOC126583621 gene encoding paired amphipathic helix protein Sin3-like 4 isoform X1: MANGFESNGRSRLPSGGGGGDSQKLTTADALLFLKQVKDAFCDKEENYEKFLEIMKDFKAKRAVTEDVVARVKELFKGHKDLILGFNPFLPEGYQITPDDDEDATSLKQTVDEDEEAAGSINLTNEDNGECSICLGRLNAGYISLDCSHRFHAKCFRTWWSNNPTCPYCRLRVNENGEKDP
- the LOC126583621 gene encoding paired amphipathic helix protein Sin3-like 4 isoform X2, with the protein product MANGFESNGRSRLPSGGGGGDSQKLTTADALLFLKQVKDAFCDKEENYEKFLEIMKDFKAKRAVTEDVVARVKELFKGHKDLILGFNPFLPEGYQITPDDDEDATSLKQTVDEDEEAAGSINLTNVRGQRGVQYLLGEAECWVHFTGLLPPLPC